The following are from one region of the Gemmatimonadota bacterium genome:
- the ccsA gene encoding cytochrome c biogenesis protein CcsA: MTLEAASASRQISRGRTLTLVGVVSLIALYVMALQFTPPERFQGLAQKIFYIHPPAAYAMQMAFIFTGIASLLYLLLHDARFDVFAEASAEVGMMFGAIVVITGPIWGRPAWGTWWEWEPRLTFTVMEIVLFGGYFALRGAVRDPAERAKFAAVMGLMALVLVPFNHLTVYLFASQHPQPVVIKTTKPELPLEMLRTFITGFAVFTILYLGLVMQRYGIGARHAIQEAADA; encoded by the coding sequence ATGACTCTCGAGGCAGCATCGGCCAGTCGGCAGATCAGCCGCGGCCGCACCCTGACCCTGGTCGGCGTGGTGTCGCTGATCGCCCTCTACGTGATGGCGCTGCAGTTCACCCCGCCGGAGCGCTTCCAGGGGTTGGCACAGAAGATCTTCTACATCCATCCGCCCGCGGCCTACGCGATGCAGATGGCCTTCATCTTCACCGGCATCGCGTCGCTCCTCTACCTCCTCCTCCACGACGCGCGCTTCGACGTCTTCGCCGAGGCCTCGGCCGAAGTCGGCATGATGTTCGGCGCCATCGTCGTCATCACCGGCCCGATCTGGGGCCGGCCGGCGTGGGGCACCTGGTGGGAATGGGAGCCGCGACTGACCTTCACCGTCATGGAGATCGTGCTCTTTGGGGGCTACTTCGCGCTGCGAGGGGCGGTGCGCGACCCCGCCGAGCGCGCCAAGTTCGCCGCGGTCATGGGGCTCATGGCGCTGGTGCTCGTGCCGTTCAACCACCTCACGGTCTACCTCTTCGCGTCGCAACACCCGCAGCCGGTCGTGATCAAGACGACCAAGCCGGAGCTGCCGCTGGAGATGCTGCGGACCTTCATCACCGGCTTCGCGGTCTTCACCATCCTCTACCTCGGGCTCGTCATGCAGCGCTACGGCATCGGCGCCCGCCACGCCATCCAGGAGGCCGCCGATGCCTGA
- a CDS encoding insulinase family protein, which translates to MSAHPTDGVRREVLPNGVTLLVQRRRAAPAAALATHVRAGFLDEPDAVQGISHVLEHMLFKGTPTLGPGELAQRTKALGGSLNAYTSYDRTVYYASVPARHAVEAMALQADQVRNPLFDADELRRELGVIIQEARRKLDTPGAVTGETLHELLYDHHRIRRWRIGHEAVLEGFRREQVAAYHRSRYIPSRTIVSVVADLDEAVMLEALRANWGDWSLPAEPFDVGPIETAPAIPRARLLRGDVAMADLALGWRGVGPLDPQAPALDVLGTILTGGRASRLARLLREPGLVAGVGAGHYGTTDADRQTPAGVFVVGLELEPSRMREALSIVAATIRAVRDAGPEADELARAQTLLRVRLQRRLERYEARATALADAEAEGDLTRLDREEAEIMAVTAAQVRDAAAHWVDPSAASAVAYYPTASSESFDLDLLTDAMRAPARAMPAMAVPSALVPPPRAPVAGTRRREQGVLHVALPGLDLLVARHGDVPQVGLNVYRPRTAVRDPSLAGLDALGFRALMRGTARLDAGQLAVAIEALGGVLSPSVGADVLSLGTTVLAEQVGAAARLLVEVLTTPRLDDASIMIERDLMIDDARSIADDMIRFPFQLVLGHAFGDVGYGAPTLGSPESLDAFTPARVRQWHADFASSGPITVVAVGNQEPEALADLLVDAFAPLLSSAFPAGARPLVEVEPLLPGMRTASRDRQQSALAMLFPGPNRGDPARHAAEVWGAIAGGLGGRLFESLRSARSLAYTVMASSWQRRRAGGLLTYIAMAPERLKEAREAMLEELAVFRAEPPTADELHRATAMLAGQEEVARQSAGAVAGEIADAWLLGEGLAELADPAAPYRAVTREAVHAVAAAFDPATRAEGVVAPERPE; encoded by the coding sequence GTGAGCGCGCACCCGACTGACGGCGTTCGGCGCGAGGTCCTGCCCAACGGAGTGACGCTGCTGGTGCAGCGCCGCCGGGCCGCGCCGGCCGCCGCCCTCGCCACCCATGTCCGCGCCGGTTTCCTCGATGAGCCCGACGCGGTGCAGGGGATCTCGCACGTCCTCGAGCACATGCTCTTCAAGGGGACGCCGACGCTCGGGCCCGGCGAACTCGCGCAGCGCACCAAGGCGCTCGGCGGCTCGCTCAACGCCTACACCTCCTACGATCGCACCGTGTATTACGCCTCGGTCCCCGCACGCCACGCCGTCGAGGCGATGGCGCTGCAGGCCGATCAGGTGCGCAATCCGCTCTTCGATGCCGACGAGTTGCGCCGCGAACTCGGCGTGATCATCCAGGAAGCCAGACGGAAGCTCGACACGCCCGGCGCCGTGACGGGCGAGACGCTCCACGAGCTGTTGTACGACCACCATCGGATTCGTCGCTGGCGCATCGGACATGAGGCAGTGCTCGAGGGCTTTCGGCGCGAGCAGGTCGCCGCGTATCACCGGTCGCGCTACATCCCGTCGCGCACCATCGTCTCGGTGGTCGCGGATCTCGATGAAGCGGTGATGCTCGAGGCGCTGCGCGCCAACTGGGGCGACTGGTCCCTGCCTGCCGAACCGTTCGACGTCGGTCCGATCGAGACCGCGCCTGCGATCCCGCGTGCCCGGCTGCTGCGCGGCGATGTGGCGATGGCCGATCTCGCGCTCGGTTGGCGCGGTGTCGGCCCGCTGGACCCGCAGGCGCCGGCGCTCGACGTCCTCGGTACCATCCTCACGGGCGGCAGGGCCTCGCGACTGGCGCGTCTGCTGCGCGAACCGGGCTTGGTGGCGGGTGTCGGTGCCGGCCACTACGGCACCACCGACGCCGATCGGCAGACCCCTGCGGGCGTCTTCGTCGTGGGGCTCGAGCTGGAGCCGAGCCGGATGCGCGAGGCGCTTTCCATCGTGGCCGCGACGATCCGCGCCGTGCGCGACGCCGGCCCGGAGGCCGATGAACTGGCACGCGCCCAGACGTTGCTCCGCGTGCGGCTCCAGCGCCGCCTGGAGCGCTACGAGGCACGCGCCACGGCGCTCGCCGATGCCGAGGCCGAGGGAGACCTGACGCGGCTGGATCGCGAGGAAGCCGAGATCATGGCGGTCACGGCGGCGCAGGTGCGCGACGCGGCGGCGCACTGGGTCGACCCGAGCGCGGCATCGGCCGTGGCCTACTATCCGACCGCGAGCAGCGAGTCGTTCGACCTCGATCTGCTCACGGATGCGATGCGAGCCCCGGCGCGCGCCATGCCGGCGATGGCGGTGCCGAGCGCGCTCGTGCCGCCGCCGCGGGCACCGGTCGCGGGCACGCGGCGGCGCGAGCAGGGCGTGCTCCACGTGGCGTTGCCTGGGCTCGACCTGCTGGTGGCACGGCATGGCGATGTCCCGCAGGTCGGGCTCAACGTCTATCGGCCGCGCACCGCGGTTCGCGATCCATCGCTCGCCGGCCTCGATGCCCTCGGCTTCCGGGCGTTGATGCGCGGCACCGCGCGGCTCGATGCCGGGCAATTGGCCGTCGCGATCGAGGCGCTCGGCGGGGTGCTCTCGCCGTCGGTCGGCGCCGATGTGCTCTCGCTCGGCACGACGGTGCTGGCGGAGCAGGTGGGCGCGGCAGCTCGGCTGCTGGTCGAGGTGTTGACGACGCCACGCCTCGACGACGCGAGCATCATGATCGAGCGCGATCTCATGATCGACGACGCGCGGTCCATCGCCGATGACATGATCCGCTTCCCGTTCCAGCTGGTGCTGGGCCACGCCTTCGGCGATGTCGGCTACGGTGCTCCGACGCTTGGCAGCCCCGAGTCGCTCGACGCCTTCACGCCGGCGCGGGTGCGGCAGTGGCACGCCGACTTCGCGTCGAGCGGCCCGATCACGGTCGTGGCGGTGGGCAATCAGGAGCCCGAGGCATTGGCCGACCTGCTCGTCGATGCCTTCGCGCCGCTGCTGTCGAGCGCGTTCCCTGCGGGTGCGCGGCCGCTCGTCGAGGTGGAGCCGCTCCTGCCCGGCATGCGCACCGCCAGCCGCGATCGGCAGCAGTCGGCACTCGCGATGCTCTTCCCGGGCCCGAATCGGGGTGACCCCGCACGCCACGCCGCCGAGGTCTGGGGTGCGATCGCGGGCGGGCTTGGCGGGCGGCTCTTCGAGTCGCTGCGGAGCGCGCGATCGCTGGCGTATACGGTGATGGCGTCGTCGTGGCAGCGACGTCGGGCCGGTGGGCTGCTCACGTACATCGCGATGGCGCCGGAACGCCTCAAGGAGGCGCGTGAGGCGATGCTGGAGGAGCTGGCGGTCTTCCGCGCCGAGCCGCCCACCGCCGACGAGCTCCACCGCGCCACGGCGATGCTGGCCGGGCAGGAGGAGGTCGCGAGGCAATCTGCCGGCGCGGTGGCCGGCGAGATCGCCGATGCCTGGCTGCTGGGCGAAGGGTTGGCCGAACTGGCCGACCCGGCAGCGCCGTACCGTGCGGTCACCCGCGAGGCGGTCCATGCCGTGGCCGCCGCCTTCGATCCCGCCACTCGGGCCGAGGGCGTCGTCGCGCCGGAGCGACCGGAGTAG
- a CDS encoding potassium transporter Kup, whose product MSHHRKPPEGKALAGLALAALGVVYGDIGTSPLYALKECFSGPHAIALTHENVLGILSLIFWSLNFVVSFKYISLVMRADNQGEGGILALLALVRPGGHTVGRGVILMVGLFGAALLYGDGVITPAISVLGAVEGLEVATPIFKHWVVPMACVIITALFAVQRRGTAGIGKIFGPVTTIYFVCIAVLGVRGILMNTEVLHALNPWYAFEFFLRERGQAFVVLAAVVLVITGGEALYADMGHIGARPIRLAWFVVVLPALALNYFGQGALLLTDPTAVSNPFYQLVPSWALYPMIGIATGAAVVASQALISGAFSLTQQAMQLGFVPRMRLIHTSATEIGQIYMPGVNWALWVACIALVLAFKSSTALAATYGVAVTGTMLTTSILFAIVMHKLWHWPMWRVVVITTVFVMVDVAFLGANLLKIPDGGWFPLAAAGVIYLLMSTWKLGRRQVTAMLQESSLPLDLFIPDVIRRKPYRVPGVSVVMTSIADVAPPVLLHHLKHNKVLHEQVILMTITSLQIPLVPEAERVQVVDKGAGFVQVFARYGFLESPNVGAILAATAEQLPPPTEGKVPALRLNEVTFYLGRETLIVAPRDRKGARTRAAMPAWRATLFSVMSRNAQSAAGYFGLPPNRVVELGAQLQV is encoded by the coding sequence GTGAGCCACCACCGCAAACCGCCCGAGGGGAAGGCGCTCGCCGGCCTTGCCCTCGCGGCGCTGGGCGTGGTCTATGGCGACATCGGGACCTCGCCGCTCTACGCCCTCAAGGAATGCTTCTCCGGGCCGCATGCGATCGCCCTGACCCACGAGAACGTCCTCGGGATCCTCTCGCTCATTTTCTGGTCGCTCAACTTCGTCGTCTCCTTCAAGTACATCTCGCTGGTCATGCGGGCCGACAATCAGGGCGAGGGCGGCATTCTCGCCTTGCTCGCGTTGGTGCGCCCCGGCGGGCACACGGTCGGCCGCGGCGTGATCCTGATGGTCGGCCTCTTCGGCGCGGCCCTGCTCTACGGCGACGGCGTGATCACTCCCGCCATCTCGGTGCTCGGTGCGGTCGAGGGGCTCGAGGTCGCGACGCCGATCTTCAAGCACTGGGTCGTCCCGATGGCGTGCGTGATCATCACGGCGCTCTTTGCGGTGCAGCGGCGCGGCACCGCCGGCATCGGCAAGATCTTCGGCCCCGTGACGACGATCTACTTCGTCTGCATCGCGGTGCTCGGCGTCCGTGGCATCCTGATGAACACGGAAGTGCTGCACGCCCTGAACCCCTGGTATGCGTTCGAGTTCTTCCTCCGCGAGCGGGGGCAGGCCTTCGTCGTGCTCGCTGCCGTCGTCCTCGTGATCACCGGCGGCGAAGCGCTCTACGCCGACATGGGACACATCGGCGCCCGCCCCATCCGACTGGCCTGGTTCGTGGTCGTGCTGCCGGCACTGGCGCTGAACTATTTCGGGCAGGGCGCGCTGCTGCTGACCGACCCCACCGCCGTCAGCAATCCGTTCTATCAGTTGGTGCCCTCGTGGGCGCTGTATCCCATGATCGGGATCGCCACCGGCGCCGCCGTCGTCGCCTCGCAGGCCTTGATCTCCGGCGCGTTCTCGCTGACCCAGCAGGCGATGCAGCTCGGCTTTGTGCCCCGGATGCGGCTGATCCACACGTCGGCGACCGAGATCGGCCAGATCTACATGCCCGGCGTCAACTGGGCGCTCTGGGTCGCCTGCATTGCGCTCGTGCTCGCCTTCAAGTCTTCCACGGCGCTGGCCGCCACTTACGGCGTCGCCGTCACCGGGACCATGCTGACCACGTCGATCCTCTTCGCCATCGTGATGCACAAGCTGTGGCACTGGCCCATGTGGCGCGTCGTGGTGATCACCACGGTCTTCGTGATGGTGGACGTCGCCTTCCTGGGCGCCAACCTGTTGAAGATCCCCGATGGTGGCTGGTTCCCCCTCGCCGCCGCTGGCGTGATCTACCTGCTGATGAGCACCTGGAAGCTCGGCCGTCGACAGGTCACCGCGATGCTGCAGGAATCGTCGTTGCCGCTCGACCTCTTCATCCCCGACGTGATCCGCCGCAAGCCGTATCGCGTGCCGGGCGTCTCGGTGGTCATGACGTCGATTGCCGACGTCGCGCCGCCGGTGCTGCTGCACCACCTGAAGCACAACAAGGTGTTGCACGAGCAGGTGATCCTGATGACCATCACCTCGCTGCAGATTCCGCTGGTGCCCGAGGCCGAGCGCGTGCAGGTGGTCGACAAGGGCGCCGGCTTCGTGCAGGTGTTCGCACGCTACGGCTTCCTCGAGTCGCCCAATGTCGGCGCGATCCTCGCCGCCACCGCGGAACAGTTGCCACCGCCGACCGAAGGCAAGGTCCCCGCGCTGCGGCTCAACGAGGTGACCTTCTACCTCGGCCGCGAGACGCTCATCGTCGCCCCGCGCGACCGCAAGGGCGCCCGCACCCGCGCGGCGATGCCGGCCTGGCGCGCCACCCTCTTCTCGGTGATGAGCCGCAACGCGCAGAGCGCCGCCGGCTACTTCGGGCTGCCGCCGAATCGAGTGGTGGAGTTGGGGGCGCAGTTGCAGGTGTAG
- a CDS encoding STAS domain-containing protein, whose amino-acid sequence MTVTTAQPSQRELLAPPTLGLATREAFRRTANELLDELAEGNGQLVVDLSGTREVDSSGLGALVMVQRHAADRRLQVKLRGVTPELEFLLVLTKLDDLFLFEKPRPEQ is encoded by the coding sequence ATGACCGTGACGACCGCGCAGCCATCACAGCGAGAGCTGCTTGCCCCACCGACCCTGGGGCTGGCGACTCGAGAAGCCTTTCGCCGGACGGCGAACGAGCTTCTCGACGAGCTGGCCGAGGGGAATGGGCAGCTGGTGGTGGACCTCTCCGGGACGCGGGAGGTCGACTCCTCGGGGCTGGGCGCGCTCGTCATGGTGCAGCGCCACGCCGCCGATCGGCGGCTGCAGGTGAAGCTGCGCGGCGTGACGCCGGAGTTGGAGTTCCTGCTGGTCCTCACCAAGCTCGACGATCTCTTCCTCTTCGAAAAGCCGCGTCCTGAGCAGTAA
- a CDS encoding heme exporter protein CcmB: MSVVRIALLIAGKDLRIERRSRTAIHTATLFAVLVLLTVVFARDGGAVSLVTLAPSVLWITIALASLVALNRAFTLEREHAALEGILLAPVPRSALFLGKWLANLAFVSLVLAITFPLWILFYGVAVTPALIPVAGVAILASIGITAIGTVFSAMAVRTRHAELLLPVLMLPFLLPPIYFAAQSTVRLLGGRPLEELWGWLRFLALYDLAFAMLAAMLFPAVVDE; encoded by the coding sequence ATGAGCGTCGTCCGCATCGCGCTGCTGATCGCCGGCAAGGACCTCCGCATCGAGCGGCGGTCGCGCACCGCGATCCACACCGCCACGCTCTTCGCAGTGCTGGTGCTGCTGACGGTGGTCTTCGCCCGCGACGGCGGTGCCGTCTCCCTGGTGACGCTCGCCCCCTCGGTGCTCTGGATCACCATTGCGCTCGCCTCGCTGGTGGCGCTGAACCGGGCCTTCACGCTGGAACGGGAGCACGCCGCCCTCGAGGGGATCCTCCTCGCCCCGGTGCCCAGGAGCGCGCTCTTCCTGGGGAAGTGGCTCGCCAACCTCGCGTTCGTCTCGCTGGTGCTGGCGATCACCTTCCCGCTCTGGATCCTCTTCTACGGCGTGGCGGTCACCCCTGCGCTGATTCCGGTCGCCGGCGTCGCCATCCTCGCCTCGATCGGCATCACCGCGATCGGCACGGTCTTCTCGGCGATGGCGGTCCGGACGCGCCATGCCGAGCTGCTCCTCCCGGTCCTGATGCTCCCCTTCCTGCTGCCGCCGATCTACTTCGCGGCGCAGAGCACGGTGCGGCTCCTCGGGGGCCGCCCCTTGGAAGAGCTCTGGGGATGGCTCAGATTCCTTGCCTTGTACGACCTCGCCTTCGCCATGCTGGCGGCGATGCTCTTTCCTGCGGTGGTGGACGAATGA
- the acs gene encoding acetate--CoA ligase — MSDQLQTLLSEERRFPPDPAFAAAAVTTEATYAQAAADRLGFWEDEAKRLDWFAPWSSVLEWKLPHAKWFSGGRLNVAVNCVDRHLTGARRNQAALIWEGEPGDQRVLTYWQLHQEVCKAANALLALGVKRGDRVAIYLPMIPEAAIAMLACARIGAVHSVVFGGFSAESLRDRINDAQAVCCITADGGYRRGQVLPLKRLADEALADCPSITSVLVVHRGHGVDPTQCPMQEGRDHWWHRMLEGQSAVHAPEEMEAEDLLFILYTSGTTGKPKGIVHTTGGYLTQVAATTRHVFDLKAGDVFWCTADIGWVTGHSYVVYGPLANGATVLMYEGAPDWPNRDRFWSMCERHGVTVFYTAPTAIRAFMKWGTEHPAKHDLSRLRLLGTVGEPINPEAWIWYHEQIGRGRCPIVDTWWQTETGGIMISPTPGVVTTKPGSATKPFPGIEVELVDSHGTPVTTGGGFLTIKSPWPGMLRTIYGDDARYQETYWSRFPGRYFAGDGAKLDADGYWWILGRVDDVLNVAGHRIGTMEVESALVDHPAVAEAAVVGKAHELKGQAIAAFVTLKEGHHASSEMRDELREHVAHKIGAIAKPDDILFSADLPKTRSGKIMRRLLRDIAEGRALGDTTTLADPGVVARLKDEYESLES; from the coding sequence ATGTCCGACCAGCTCCAGACCCTCCTCTCCGAAGAGCGCCGTTTCCCGCCCGACCCGGCCTTTGCGGCGGCGGCGGTGACCACCGAGGCGACCTACGCCCAGGCCGCGGCCGACCGGCTCGGCTTCTGGGAAGACGAGGCGAAGCGGCTGGACTGGTTCGCCCCGTGGAGCTCGGTGCTCGAGTGGAAGCTCCCCCACGCCAAGTGGTTCTCTGGCGGGCGGCTCAACGTCGCCGTCAACTGCGTCGACCGCCACCTGACCGGGGCCAGGCGGAACCAGGCGGCGCTGATCTGGGAGGGGGAGCCGGGCGACCAACGCGTCCTGACCTACTGGCAGCTGCACCAGGAGGTCTGCAAGGCCGCGAACGCACTGCTCGCCCTCGGCGTGAAGCGGGGTGACCGGGTCGCGATCTACCTCCCGATGATCCCCGAGGCGGCCATTGCGATGCTCGCCTGCGCCCGCATCGGCGCGGTGCACTCGGTGGTCTTCGGCGGCTTCTCGGCGGAATCGCTGCGCGACCGGATCAATGACGCGCAGGCGGTCTGCTGCATCACCGCCGATGGCGGCTATCGGCGCGGACAGGTGCTGCCGCTCAAGCGGCTCGCCGATGAGGCGCTGGCCGACTGCCCGTCGATCACCTCGGTCCTGGTGGTGCACCGCGGGCACGGCGTGGACCCGACCCAGTGCCCGATGCAGGAGGGGCGCGACCATTGGTGGCACCGGATGCTCGAGGGGCAGAGCGCGGTGCACGCGCCGGAGGAGATGGAGGCGGAGGACCTGCTCTTCATCCTCTACACCTCGGGCACCACGGGGAAGCCGAAGGGGATCGTCCACACCACCGGCGGCTACCTCACGCAGGTGGCCGCCACCACGCGCCACGTCTTCGACCTCAAGGCCGGCGACGTCTTCTGGTGCACCGCCGACATCGGCTGGGTCACCGGGCATTCGTATGTGGTGTATGGCCCGCTCGCCAACGGTGCCACCGTGCTGATGTACGAGGGCGCGCCCGATTGGCCCAATCGCGATCGCTTCTGGTCGATGTGCGAGCGGCACGGCGTGACGGTCTTCTACACCGCGCCGACCGCGATCCGCGCCTTCATGAAGTGGGGCACCGAGCATCCTGCGAAGCACGATCTCTCGCGCCTCCGCCTCCTCGGCACCGTCGGCGAGCCGATCAATCCGGAAGCGTGGATCTGGTATCACGAACAGATCGGCCGCGGCCGCTGTCCGATCGTCGACACCTGGTGGCAGACCGAGACGGGCGGGATCATGATCTCGCCGACGCCCGGCGTCGTCACCACCAAGCCGGGCTCCGCCACCAAGCCGTTTCCGGGGATCGAGGTCGAACTGGTCGACAGCCACGGCACACCGGTCACCACGGGCGGCGGCTTCTTGACGATCAAGTCGCCGTGGCCCGGGATGCTGCGCACCATCTACGGCGACGATGCGCGCTACCAGGAGACCTACTGGAGCCGCTTTCCGGGTCGCTACTTCGCCGGCGACGGCGCCAAGCTCGACGCCGATGGCTACTGGTGGATCCTCGGCCGCGTCGACGACGTGCTCAACGTCGCCGGCCACCGCATCGGCACGATGGAGGTGGAGAGCGCGCTGGTGGACCACCCGGCCGTCGCCGAGGCGGCGGTGGTGGGCAAGGCGCATGAACTGAAGGGGCAGGCGATCGCCGCGTTTGTGACGCTCAAGGAGGGCCACCACGCCTCATCCGAGATGCGCGACGAGCTCCGCGAGCATGTGGCGCACAAGATCGGCGCGATCGCGAAGCCCGACGACATCCTCTTCTCCGCCGACCTGCCGAAGACCCGCTCGGGCAAGATCATGCGCCGCCTGCTGCGCGACATCGCCGAAGGGCGCGCCCTGGGCGACACGACGACGCTGGCGGATCCGGGGGTGGTGGCGAGGCTGAAGGATGAGTATGAAAGTCTGGAGAGTTGA
- a CDS encoding DsbA family protein, with protein sequence MAQGQKPFYLALGAIAIAGVGFLAYRMMGGGAVSIPANVTVSAADTSGFNGYLLGSPTAPIEISEYADFTCPACAAFSTVQFPDVRARLIETGKARFRYRDFPLEGGIHTHSRVAAHSVACANDQGKFWELAERQFLHQNDWALAGNGVSALKDVAKAAGLDTGAWQSCMESAKYAGRIQASLDEGARLGVGSTPSFLIGGRIYTGLNSDGMVQLVDSLIAAQAGTKAP encoded by the coding sequence ATGGCGCAGGGTCAGAAGCCGTTCTACCTCGCACTCGGGGCGATCGCGATCGCCGGAGTCGGATTTCTCGCCTACCGGATGATGGGGGGCGGTGCCGTCTCGATTCCCGCCAACGTCACCGTCAGCGCGGCCGACACCTCGGGCTTCAACGGCTATCTCCTCGGCAGCCCCACCGCACCGATCGAAATCTCCGAGTACGCCGATTTCACCTGCCCAGCGTGCGCCGCCTTCAGCACCGTCCAGTTCCCCGACGTCCGGGCGCGGCTGATCGAGACCGGCAAGGCGCGCTTCCGCTATCGGGACTTCCCGCTCGAGGGCGGCATTCACACCCATTCGCGCGTCGCGGCCCACTCGGTGGCCTGCGCCAACGACCAGGGGAAGTTCTGGGAGCTCGCGGAGCGGCAATTCCTGCATCAGAACGATTGGGCCCTCGCGGGGAACGGCGTCTCGGCGCTCAAGGATGTCGCCAAGGCGGCCGGGCTCGACACGGGCGCGTGGCAGAGCTGCATGGAGTCGGCAAAATACGCCGGCCGGATCCAGGCCTCGCTGGATGAAGGCGCGCGTCTCGGCGTCGGCTCGACGCCCTCGTTTCTGATTGGCGGACGGATCTACACTGGCCTCAACTCCGATGGCATGGTTCAGCTGGTCGACTCGCTGATTGCTGCCCAGGCCGGTACCAAGGCGCCGTGA
- a CDS encoding CDP-alcohol phosphatidyltransferase family protein codes for MADPAAPPPLRRGFALADAITLVRIPLAIAFPILGGTTERLVLLGLAAATDLGDGVVARRYGGSRIGAVLDPIVDKLFMAAAFGTVLWSGDLAWWEVTALLIRDIVLSVAFFITLATGRGTAVPARFGGKVVTLLQLLTLFAFILKSSYFLRPLAWATAAVALYAIYDYNQPFFRKLNAND; via the coding sequence ATGGCCGATCCTGCTGCCCCCCCACCACTCCGCCGCGGCTTCGCGCTGGCCGATGCGATTACCCTGGTCCGCATTCCGCTCGCCATCGCCTTCCCGATCCTCGGCGGGACGACGGAGCGGCTGGTGCTGTTGGGGCTGGCCGCCGCCACCGACCTGGGTGATGGCGTGGTCGCGCGGCGGTATGGTGGGTCACGCATCGGCGCGGTGCTCGACCCGATCGTCGACAAGCTCTTCATGGCGGCGGCGTTCGGGACGGTGCTCTGGAGTGGCGACCTGGCGTGGTGGGAGGTCACGGCGCTGCTGATCCGCGACATCGTCCTCTCGGTGGCCTTCTTCATCACGCTGGCGACGGGGCGAGGCACCGCGGTGCCGGCCCGGTTCGGTGGGAAGGTGGTCACCCTGTTGCAGTTGCTGACCCTCTTCGCCTTCATTCTCAAGTCGTCGTACTTCCTGCGCCCGCTGGCGTGGGCCACGGCGGCGGTGGCACTGTACGCCATTTACGACTACAACCAGCCCTTCTTCAGGAAGCTGAACGCCAATGACTGA
- the ccmA gene encoding heme ABC exporter ATP-binding protein CcmA, whose product MAALYFRDAIGAPRMTPADTPLLQIHHLERRFGAVVALRGIELLVAPGEVVLLLGPNGAGKSTLLRCIAGLARPTKGRVEVLGQNVHADPEARRALGLLSHQSFLYEDLTARENLRFAAELHGLDSVASRVETALADARLTSRADTRVFGFSQGMLQRLAFARATMHQPALLLLDEPFTALDAAAARSLRERVATERDAGRAVVCVTHEPAELWELASRVIVLRSGVVVADEPRPDDLAHFRSGYDALVTP is encoded by the coding sequence GTGGCCGCGCTATACTTCCGGGATGCCATTGGCGCCCCGCGGATGACCCCCGCCGACACCCCGTTGCTGCAGATCCACCACCTCGAGCGCCGCTTCGGGGCGGTCGTTGCGTTGCGTGGGATCGAGCTTCTGGTGGCCCCCGGCGAAGTGGTGCTGTTGCTGGGCCCGAACGGCGCCGGCAAGTCCACCCTCCTCCGCTGCATCGCCGGGCTCGCCCGCCCCACCAAGGGGCGGGTCGAAGTGCTCGGCCAGAACGTGCATGCCGATCCCGAAGCGCGTCGCGCGCTCGGATTGCTCTCCCATCAATCGTTCCTTTATGAAGATCTCACGGCGCGGGAGAACCTGCGATTCGCGGCAGAGTTGCATGGACTCGACAGTGTGGCATCGCGTGTTGAGACGGCGCTAGCGGATGCGCGCCTCACCTCGCGGGCCGATACGCGCGTCTTCGGATTTTCGCAGGGGATGTTGCAGCGGCTCGCCTTCGCGCGGGCCACGATGCACCAGCCCGCGTTGCTGTTGCTGGACGAGCCGTTCACGGCGCTCGACGCCGCCGCCGCGCGCTCACTCCGGGAGCGGGTGGCGACCGAGCGCGATGCCGGGCGGGCCGTGGTCTGCGTGACGCACGAGCCGGCGGAGCTCTGGGAGCTGGCCTCGCGGGTGATCGTGTTGCGGAGCGGCGTCGTCGTCGCCGATGAGCCGCGGCCGGACGACCTGGCGCACTTCCGCAGCGGGTACGACGCCCTGGTGACACCATGA
- a CDS encoding OsmC family protein: MTDPNLRFAHLDWTGGMRFTGGAPGGPTLNLDGDGKEAPGPMVALLTAMGGCAGADVTSILEKMQVTLTKFTMDLTGRRNEEHPRRYNHIDFTFTLSGEGLTQAKADRAVELSVTKYCSVMLSLREDIVVETKVIVE; encoded by the coding sequence ATGACTGATCCCAATCTCCGCTTCGCGCATCTCGACTGGACCGGCGGCATGCGCTTCACCGGCGGCGCGCCCGGTGGCCCGACCCTCAACCTCGACGGCGATGGCAAGGAGGCCCCCGGGCCGATGGTGGCGCTGTTGACGGCGATGGGCGGTTGCGCCGGCGCGGACGTCACGTCGATTCTCGAGAAGATGCAGGTCACGCTCACGAAGTTCACCATGGACCTGACCGGTCGCCGCAACGAAGAGCATCCGCGGCGCTACAATCACATCGACTTCACCTTCACCCTCTCGGGCGAGGGGCTGACGCAGGCGAAGGCCGATCGGGCGGTGGAGTTGAGCGTGACGAAGTACTGCTCGGTGATGCTGTCGCTGCGGGAGGATATCGTGGTGGAGACGAAGGTGATCGTCGAATAG